A DNA window from Allokutzneria albata contains the following coding sequences:
- a CDS encoding Gfo/Idh/MocA family protein: MTVAIVGAGSRGATYAARATATGKARVVAVAEPRPAAQKALADSYDVPPEAVFDDWRDLLARPRLADIAVIATQDQEHMEPAVELARRGYHLLLEKPMATTEAACEAIVRAAEEAGVLLAVCHVLRYTPYTRLLKSIVDSGRIGDIVSVEHLEPVGWWHHAHSYVRGNWRREAESTFMLMAKSCHDLDWLAHVIGRPAARVSSFGGLYEFRPERKPAGAADRCLDCAVEPDCPYSAPRIYLPFLDEPDRVWPLSVVTTDRTEEGVRNALRDGPYGRCVYACDNDVVDHQVVGIEYTGGVTASFTMTAFAPVSHRKTRVFGTRGSLDGDGESITVHDFLTGPETVRPLPAGGATADDGHGGGDQGLVDAFIEAVRTGDRSLILTNGRDSLESHRLVWAAERARRTGTVVNLEGTR; encoded by the coding sequence GTGACCGTGGCGATCGTCGGGGCGGGCAGCCGGGGCGCGACCTACGCGGCGCGCGCGACCGCGACCGGGAAGGCGCGCGTCGTCGCGGTGGCCGAACCCCGGCCTGCCGCGCAGAAGGCGCTGGCGGACTCCTACGACGTGCCGCCGGAGGCGGTCTTCGACGACTGGCGCGACCTGCTGGCCCGGCCGCGCCTCGCCGACATCGCGGTGATCGCGACCCAGGACCAGGAGCACATGGAGCCCGCCGTCGAGCTGGCCCGGCGCGGCTACCACCTGCTGCTGGAGAAGCCGATGGCGACCACCGAGGCGGCCTGCGAGGCGATCGTGCGGGCGGCCGAGGAGGCCGGGGTGCTGCTCGCGGTCTGCCACGTGCTGCGCTACACGCCCTACACCCGGCTGCTGAAGTCGATCGTCGACAGTGGGCGGATCGGCGACATCGTCAGCGTCGAGCACCTGGAACCCGTCGGCTGGTGGCACCACGCCCACTCCTACGTGCGGGGAAACTGGCGTCGCGAGGCCGAGTCGACGTTCATGCTCATGGCCAAGTCCTGCCACGACCTGGACTGGCTGGCCCACGTCATCGGTCGCCCGGCAGCGCGGGTCTCCTCCTTCGGCGGGCTCTACGAGTTCCGGCCGGAGCGCAAACCGGCGGGCGCGGCGGACCGGTGCCTGGACTGCGCCGTCGAGCCGGACTGCCCGTACTCCGCGCCGCGGATCTACCTGCCGTTCCTCGACGAGCCGGACCGCGTCTGGCCGTTGTCCGTCGTGACCACGGACCGCACGGAAGAAGGCGTGCGCAATGCCCTGCGGGACGGGCCTTACGGCCGGTGCGTGTACGCGTGCGACAACGACGTGGTCGATCACCAGGTGGTCGGCATCGAGTACACCGGCGGTGTCACCGCGTCGTTCACCATGACCGCGTTCGCGCCCGTCAGCCACCGCAAGACCCGCGTCTTCGGCACCCGCGGATCGCTGGACGGCGACGGGGAGAGCATCACCGTCCACGACTTCCTCACCGGGCCGGAGACCGTGCGGCCGTTGCCCGCGGGCGGGGCGACCGCCGACGACGGGCACGGCGGCGGGGACCAGGGGCTCGTCGACGCCTTCATCGAGGCGGTCCGCACCGGCGACCGGAGCCTGATCTTGACCAACGGCAGGGACAGCTTGGAATCGCACCGGCTGGTGTGGGCCGCGGAGCGGGCGCGCCGGACCGGCACCGTCGTCAACCTGGAGGGAACACGATGA